The sequence GAGGGTAAGAGAGTAGCGCCTATTACCATTGATATGGCTTTGACGCAGGCGTGTCAATATAGCTGTAAATTCTGCTATGCGCAGCTCCAACGCAACAAACCCCACAAGATTACTATGCAGGTTATGCGTGATTTTGTCGATGATTGCGCGGATTTGGGCGTGAGGGCGATTAGCCTTGTGAGTGATGGGGAGAGCAGCGCTAATCCTATTTATAAAGAAGTGATTGCCTACATTAAGCAAAAGGGTATTGATGTGGCATTAGCAAGTAATGGCTATGTGCTTATAGAATCTGCGCTCAAAGTGATTTTGCCTCATCTTACTTATTTAAGATTTAATTTCTCTGGTGGGGAAGCGCAGCGATATGCGGAGATTATGGGCGTTACACCTGCGCATTTTGAGCAAGTGTGTGAAAATATCAAAACCGCAGTGCAGCTTAAAAAAGCGCATAATTGGCGTGTAACTTTAGGTATGCAAATGGTGCTTATGCCTCAAGATGCCGACCAAATTTTGCCACTTGCTAAACTTGGCAAGGAATTAGGTGTAGATTATTTAGTCATTAAACACTGCAGCGATGATGAGCATGGCGCGCTTGGCGTGGATTATGATAAATATAAAGAATGCTTTGATTTATTAAAAGAAGCAGAATCTTATAGCACTAAAGATTATTTAGTCAAAGCCAAATGGTCAAAAATCACTAGCGGCAGCGGGGCTAATCGCTCTTACGCGCGCTGCTATG is a genomic window of Helicobacter jaachi containing:
- a CDS encoding radical SAM protein; translation: MSEIILDASKVLWHGDRVRQWYEGKRVAPITIDMALTQACQYSCKFCYAQLQRNKPHKITMQVMRDFVDDCADLGVRAISLVSDGESSANPIYKEVIAYIKQKGIDVALASNGYVLIESALKVILPHLTYLRFNFSGGEAQRYAEIMGVTPAHFEQVCENIKTAVQLKKAHNWRVTLGMQMVLMPQDADQILPLAKLGKELGVDYLVIKHCSDDEHGALGVDYDKYKECFDLLKEAESYSTKDYLVKAKWSKITSGSGANRSYARCYAPPLHLQISGTGLVAPCGMLFNEQYSKFHIGNITKTRFKDMINGERYWEVMQLLASNQFDARSMCGSLCLQHKSNEILDKLKKGELELDSSLQNVSTPPPHINFI